A section of the Agarivorans litoreus genome encodes:
- a CDS encoding phosphoribosylaminoimidazolesuccinocarboxamide synthase: MSLADKVLAVNNDLPIRTDAPVHSGKVRSVYWLTEADSKRLIKEKAYDVAADTPLAIMVISDRISAFDCIWHGEEGLKGVPGKGAALNAISNHWFKLFKEQGLADSHILDIPHPFVWIVQKARPVMIEAICRQYITGSMWRAYEKGERNFCGIDLPEGLQRDQKLPEILITPSTKGILKGIPGVPEADDVNVTRNNIEDNYAAFNFKSAKDIDVYENLLKQGFGVISQALSDIDQVFVDTKFEFGYVTDAQGQDKLIYMDEVGTPDSSRIWDGPSYREGKVVENSKEDFRQTLLSYFPDPDILLNKNRMPEREALARDNNLPVEVLMKISETYTGIAEKITGAPITIGDNPKQEVIDILRKDYDLIVD; encoded by the coding sequence ATGAGTCTTGCTGATAAAGTATTAGCAGTGAATAACGATTTACCCATTCGCACCGACGCGCCCGTTCATAGCGGTAAAGTACGTTCGGTATATTGGCTAACCGAAGCTGATAGTAAACGACTCATTAAAGAAAAAGCTTATGATGTTGCCGCCGACACACCACTAGCAATTATGGTAATCAGCGACCGAATTTCAGCCTTTGATTGTATATGGCACGGCGAAGAGGGCCTTAAAGGCGTACCTGGTAAAGGTGCTGCACTGAACGCAATTTCCAACCATTGGTTTAAGCTTTTCAAAGAACAAGGCTTGGCCGATAGCCACATTCTGGATATTCCTCATCCCTTTGTTTGGATTGTTCAAAAAGCACGTCCGGTAATGATTGAAGCGATTTGTCGACAATATATTACTGGCTCTATGTGGCGTGCTTATGAGAAAGGTGAGCGTAACTTCTGTGGTATTGATTTACCGGAAGGGCTACAACGGGATCAAAAACTGCCAGAGATTCTCATTACCCCGTCTACTAAAGGGATTCTTAAAGGGATCCCCGGCGTGCCAGAAGCAGACGATGTAAATGTTACTCGCAACAACATTGAAGACAACTACGCAGCATTTAACTTTAAATCGGCTAAAGATATCGATGTTTATGAAAACCTGCTTAAGCAAGGTTTTGGTGTAATTAGTCAGGCATTAAGCGATATCGACCAAGTATTTGTTGATACCAAATTTGAATTTGGTTACGTGACCGACGCCCAAGGCCAGGACAAGTTGATATATATGGATGAAGTTGGCACGCCTGATTCATCACGTATTTGGGATGGCCCAAGTTATCGTGAAGGTAAGGTTGTGGAGAACTCTAAAGAAGACTTCCGCCAAACCTTACTTAGCTACTTCCCAGACCCAGACATACTGTTGAATAAAAACCGTATGCCAGAGCGCGAAGCCTTGGCGCGAGATAACAATTTGCCGGTTGAAGTATTAATGAAAATATCGGAAACCTACACGGGCATTGCCGAAAAAATCACTGGTGCGCCAATTACCATTGGTGACAATCCAAAACAAGAAGTGATTGATATTCTTCGTAAAGATTACGATTTAATCGTTGATTAG
- a CDS encoding ribosomal protein uL16 3-hydroxylase yields the protein MTYQTAFNQQEFMANYWQQRPCLLKQGMLDFVDPLSPEELAGLAMEADIQSRLVTCHEQQWQAHLGPFEDFALLGESHSSLLVQGVDHWHSEVAKLAAAFQFIPNWRFDDVMICYSTVKGGVGPHIDQYCVFIIQGQGKRHWRVGQKQILKEFASHDKLKHCEDFVAEIDVVLEAGDVLYIPPGCPHEGYAIEPSMSYSVGFRAPNAKDLVTGFADYLLQHETNSQRFADPRRQETKEFGRVAENDTLALNKLMQSLINSPQASAHFLGEYLSDSSHSSDIVVLSGSDQELAMSDLRQLMELGAELKRTAGIKALYLDVLPYELFVDGQSYAVPNCSWALAKNMCDSSAIDTHSLRAFNEDEHQLDWLLELLNAGYWYLDEQ from the coding sequence ATGACATATCAAACCGCATTTAACCAACAAGAGTTTATGGCTAATTACTGGCAACAGCGTCCCTGTTTGTTAAAACAAGGCATGCTTGATTTTGTGGACCCACTTAGCCCTGAAGAACTTGCTGGCTTAGCCATGGAGGCTGATATTCAAAGCCGATTGGTAACATGTCACGAGCAGCAGTGGCAAGCTCACCTAGGGCCATTCGAAGACTTTGCATTGCTGGGGGAATCACATAGTTCTCTGTTGGTTCAAGGTGTCGACCATTGGCATAGTGAAGTGGCAAAACTAGCCGCGGCGTTTCAGTTTATCCCTAACTGGCGATTTGACGATGTGATGATTTGTTACTCCACCGTTAAGGGCGGTGTAGGGCCACATATCGATCAATATTGCGTATTCATCATCCAAGGACAAGGTAAGCGACATTGGCGTGTTGGCCAAAAGCAAATTCTTAAAGAGTTTGCGTCTCACGATAAGTTAAAACACTGCGAAGACTTTGTTGCTGAGATTGATGTGGTACTCGAAGCCGGAGATGTGTTGTATATCCCGCCCGGCTGCCCTCATGAAGGTTACGCGATAGAACCATCGATGAGCTATTCGGTGGGATTTAGAGCGCCAAACGCGAAAGATTTAGTCACTGGTTTTGCCGATTACCTTTTGCAACACGAAACCAACTCACAACGTTTTGCTGATCCGCGCCGACAAGAAACCAAGGAATTTGGTCGAGTGGCAGAAAATGATACATTAGCACTTAATAAACTGATGCAGTCTTTAATCAATTCTCCTCAAGCCAGTGCCCATTTTTTAGGTGAGTACCTTAGTGATTCATCACATAGTTCTGACATTGTTGTGCTAAGTGGCAGCGATCAAGAGTTAGCGATGAGTGATCTACGCCAATTGATGGAACTGGGTGCAGAGTTAAAACGCACCGCGGGGATTAAGGCCTTATATCTTGATGTATTGCCTTATGAACTGTTTGTAGATGGGCAAAGCTATGCGGTGCCTAACTGTTCTTGGGCTTTAGCAAAAAATATGTGTGATAGTTCCGCCATAGACACTCACTCGTTGCGGGCCTTTAACGAAGATGAGCACCAGCTTGATTGGCTGTTAGAGCTACTCAACGCCGGCTATTGGTATTTGGACGAGCAATAG